In a genomic window of Besnoitia besnoiti strain Bb-Ger1 chromosome XI, whole genome shotgun sequence:
- a CDS encoding thioredoxin domain-containing protein (encoded by transcript BESB_019150), whose amino-acid sequence MATAEKLGKIATNIVLEKVAQDKLKAAEDACQQNEKAEDPAAAGAGVDVESESGGFDDMSHWREKRMQQIKEARSKQDAYRQQGHGKYEEITEEEFLPSVTKSQLAVCHFFSPSFERCKVMDKHLSELAPLHLETRFIKLNAEKAPFFTDKLRVRCLPSVVLFKDGIAVHTVVGFTELGGIDDFRRSKLERLLIKYKVAQKRLGRDISDESDDDWEDN is encoded by the exons ATGGCGACGGCAGAGAAACTCGGCAAGATTGCCACGAATATTGTCCTG GAAAAGGTCGCGCAGGACAAGCTCAAGGCGGCAGAAGATGCTTGCCAGCAGAACGAGAAAGCAGAAGatccggcggccgccggagcTG GCGTGGATGTGGAGAGCGAAAGCGGCGGCTTCGACGATATGTCCCATtggcgagagaagcgaatGCAACAAATCAAG gAGGCGCGAAGCAAACAAGACGCGTACAGGCAGCAGGGTCACGGGAAATACGAAGAAATCACCGAAGAAGAGTTCCTTCCATCGGTCACGAAATCACAGCTGGCG GTCTGCCACTTCTTTAGCCCCTCCTTCGAGAGATGCAAAGTCATGGACAAGCACCTCTCGGAACTTGCGCCCCTCCACCTGGAGACGCGCTTCATCAA GCTGAATGCTGAAAAGGCACCGTTCTTCACTGACAAACTCCGCGTCCGGTGCTTGCCGTCAGTTGTCTTGTTCAAAGACGGAATCGCAGTGCACACGGTTGTCGGCTTCACGGAACTGGGGGGCATCGACGACTTCCGCAGAAGCAAGCTGGAGCGCCTCCTCATCAAGTACAAGGTCGCTCAGAAACGGCTCGGA CGCGATATCAGCGACGAATCAGACGACGACTGGGAAGACAACTGA
- a CDS encoding hypothetical protein (encoded by transcript BESB_019160): MSTLRRGASRTGMPPPTSVFTQFRRGSPDGRYAHPRRMQKTVTATSADDNFGWTEQSLFDVFLVLTKVHVTSEELEYRDRQHGVADPPPSTIVPQPRPKLPVVWPLPKATAPPHPSKINVDNTGPRRPIEEDGLDPTDRSVSSSLPSSARRGRTGEPGDGSRRGGSKHSDRSDRSLRSDHTDASNKNKDGSKAGRSQKGNGGTDKLGDNKGDQSHRSDVSDKTDKSEHVAKKDEADMRKTADSADKTKDAEKKNPIGSPDAQGRPKVPRAKERDGAAGHKRSKPQKYKVSCKVGRSKAQNIPLKNNGDAEKTFSVSVSDPAAATAKSPLVTVPPGEEVKVPVKVLPAEAPGGKTVTVTFSDGSGDTRQAQLDITYVMAEAE; this comes from the exons ATGAGTAccctccgcagaggcgcgtcgaggacaggaatgccgccgccgacgtcAGTCTTCACTCAATTTCGCCGAGGCAGCCCTGACGGGCGATACGCGCATCCGCGAAGAATGCAAAAAACGGTTACTGCCACGAGTGCAGATGACAACTTTGGCTGGACAGAGCAGAGCTTGTTTGATGTGTTTCTTGTACTCACCAAAGTTCACGTGACATCGGAGGAGCTTGAGTATCGAGACAGACAACATGGAGTTGCTGATCCACCGCCCTCAACGATCGTTCCCCAGCCTCGACCGAAGCTCCCGGTGGTTTGGCCTCTTCCAAAAGCAACGGCTCCGCCGCACCCCTCGAAAATTAATGTCGACAACACGGGACCACGCAGACCTATTGAAGAGGACGGACTAGACCCAACTGAT CGTTCGGTCTCGTCAAGCCTTCCGTCATCAGCTCGTCGAGGCCGAACCGGTGAGCCAGGTGATGGCTCtagacgaggaggaagcaagCATTCAGACCGCTCCGACCGCTCTTTGAGGAGCGACCATACTGACGCAAGCAACAAGAACAAAGACGGCAGCAAGGCTGGGCGCTCTCAGAAGGGCAATGGAGGAACAGACAAACTCGGAGACAACAAGGGCGACCAGTCTCATAGGAGCGACGTGTCAGACAAGACTGATAAGTCGGAGCACGTGGCAAAGAAGGACGAAGCAGATATGAGAAAAACAGCAGACTCAGCGGACAAGACGAAGGAcgccgagaagaaaaacCCAATAGGATCTCCAGACGCACAGGGGCGGCCCAAAGTTCCGCGAGCAAAAGAACGCGACGGAGCGGCTGGTCACAAACGTTCAAAGCCACAGAAGTACAAAGTCTCCTGTAAAGTCGGAAGATCCAAAGCCCAGAATATACCATTAAAGAATAATGGCGATGCCGAGAAG ACATTTTCCGTCTCAGTGTCCGACCCAGCCGCAGCAACGGCCAAGTCTCCATTGGTGACAGTTCCTCCGGGAGAGGAGGTAAAGGTCCCCGTTAAGGTTCTACCG GCAGAGGCCCCGGGAGGAAAGACAGTCACTGTTACTTTCTCCGACGGGAGCGGAGACACTCGCCAAGCACAGCTGGACATCACCTATGTCATGGCGGAAGCTGAATAG
- a CDS encoding ADP-ribosylation factor family protein (encoded by transcript BESB_019170): protein MGNAVLACLHSSLSVCCNKSVYQIRVAGPAQAGKTSIIKWMKYRQFFKLAPTEGLEVDRVDYPDTALVMWDTRQHFEDMVRPHHLDIRGIIYVVDSSDPGRLRIANRALDRLLRDLPDANVLLVFAAKQDRPGAMPVADIQHQLQLQQLVDKECGVFACSAKTGEGIDEGISWLVRQLRQQDGTGCCTTDQTIPCFLQQVPS, encoded by the exons ATGGGGAACGCCGTCCTCGCGTGTCTTCATAGCAGCCTCAGTGTGTGCTGCAACAAAAGTGTCTATCAAATCCGCGTCGCGGGCCCCGCCCAGGCAGGAAAGACTTCCATCATCAAGTGGATGAAGTACAGGCAGTTCTTCAAGCTCGCGCCCACAGAGG GTCTGGAGGTGGACCGCGTCGACTACCCCGACACGGCTCTCGTCATGTGGGATACGAGGCAGCACTTTGAGGACATG GTCCGGCCGCATCACCTCGACATAAGAGGCATCATCTACGTCGTCGACAGCTCCGACCCCGGTCGACTCAGAATCG CGAACCGGGCGTTAGACCGGCTTCTTCGGGACCTGCCGGACGCCAATGTACTTCTAgtcttcgccgcgaagcaggaTCGTCCAGGAGCCATGCCAGTCGCAGATATTCAGCACCAGTTGCAGCTTCAGCAACTGGTTGACAAAGAGTG cggcgtcttcgcgtgTAGTGCGAAAACCGGCGAAGGCATCGACGAGGGCATCTCATGGCTAGTGAGGCAGCTACGGCAACAAGACGGCACGGGGTGCTGCACAACGGATCAGACAATCCCTTGCTTTTTACAGCAGGTGCCGTCGTGA